The following are from one region of the Jatrophihabitans telluris genome:
- a CDS encoding DUF501 domain-containing protein, with translation MSPSIESAGTPEAGDVPISVSDRAVVAAQLGRAPRAIRSVAHRCPCGDPDVIETSPRLPDGTPFPTLYYLTCPRAASAIGTLEASGLMSEMTDRLKVEPELASAYRQAHEAYLARRESHAHVEETAGISAGGMPTRVKCLHVLVAHSLAVGPGVNPLGDEALALLPEWWADGPCVAVPAHE, from the coding sequence ATGAGTCCGAGTATCGAGTCGGCAGGCACGCCCGAGGCCGGTGACGTGCCGATCTCCGTATCCGATCGGGCCGTCGTGGCGGCTCAGTTGGGGCGCGCACCGCGAGCGATCCGGTCGGTGGCGCACCGGTGCCCCTGCGGTGACCCGGACGTCATCGAGACCTCCCCGCGGCTGCCCGATGGCACGCCCTTTCCCACGCTGTACTACCTGACCTGCCCGCGGGCCGCGTCGGCCATCGGCACGCTGGAGGCCTCCGGCCTGATGAGCGAGATGACCGACCGGTTGAAGGTCGAGCCCGAACTGGCCTCGGCCTATCGCCAGGCGCACGAGGCTTACCTCGCCCGGCGGGAATCCCACGCTCACGTCGAGGAGACCGCGGGTATCTCCGCCGGCGGAATGCCCACCCGGGTGAAGTGCCTGCACGTTCTCGTGGCCCACTCGCTGGCGGTGGGACCAGGGGTGAACCCTCTCGGCGACGAGGCGCTCGCGCTGCTGCCCGAGTGGTGGGCCGACGGCCCCTGCGTCGCTGTGCCGGCCCATGAATGA
- a CDS encoding FtsB family cell division protein: protein MAVLRRPRFTGRSMVITAMALFLVVVLASPVQTYLNRRDTLAATEKQQRQLQAKVTELQHQSSQWADPAYVEREARSRLQYVRPGDTLYTVLNADGSPKAADGTNPPASGVARAGHQGSWNATLWGSVRNADAAS from the coding sequence ATGGCTGTTCTGCGTCGTCCCCGGTTCACCGGTCGTTCGATGGTGATCACGGCGATGGCGCTGTTCCTCGTCGTGGTGCTGGCCTCGCCCGTCCAGACCTACCTCAACCGGCGGGACACCCTGGCCGCGACCGAGAAGCAGCAGCGGCAATTGCAGGCCAAGGTGACGGAACTGCAGCACCAGTCATCGCAATGGGCCGACCCCGCCTACGTGGAGCGTGAGGCCCGCTCACGGCTGCAGTACGTGCGTCCGGGAGACACGCTCTACACCGTGCTCAACGCCGATGGCAGTCCCAAGGCTGCGGACGGTACGAACCCACCGGCCAGCGGGGTGGCCCGGGCCGGCCACCAGGGCAGTTGGAACGCGACGCTGTGGGGCAGCGTCCGCAACGCCGACGCGGCTTCCTGA
- a CDS encoding Ppx/GppA phosphatase family protein, whose product MNERGSFGGRDADSAAGEGDRSVRVAGIDCGTNSIRLLIADGNGPALTDVHREMRVVRLGEGVDRTGRLSDAALERTRAALVDYVALIEAQGVSRVRMVATSASRDAANADEFRSMVQAILGVEPEVISGVEEAALSFTGAVAGLPGVVGEGLLVADIGGGSTELVLGSPARGIVSASFSMDVGCVRMTERHLHDDPPTPAQIAATTSDLETAFALAAQEVPVREAVSFVGVAGTVTTIAAIALGLPAYDPRAIHGSVISFRDVSAVTQRLLSMTRAERAALPVMHPGRVDVIGAGALILRCLMEFVGAAEVIVSEHDILDGIALSLL is encoded by the coding sequence ATGAATGAGCGCGGGTCCTTCGGCGGTCGTGATGCTGATTCGGCTGCCGGTGAGGGGGATCGCTCCGTCCGTGTCGCCGGAATTGATTGCGGTACCAACTCGATCCGGCTGCTGATCGCCGACGGGAACGGGCCGGCGCTCACCGATGTCCACCGTGAGATGCGTGTGGTCCGGTTGGGTGAGGGTGTCGACCGGACCGGTCGGTTGTCCGACGCCGCGCTGGAACGGACCCGCGCCGCCCTCGTGGACTACGTTGCGCTCATCGAGGCACAGGGAGTCTCGCGGGTGCGGATGGTGGCCACCTCGGCGTCGCGGGACGCGGCCAACGCAGACGAGTTTCGTTCGATGGTGCAGGCAATTCTTGGTGTCGAGCCGGAGGTCATCAGCGGGGTCGAGGAGGCCGCGCTGTCCTTCACCGGGGCGGTGGCGGGCCTTCCGGGCGTCGTCGGAGAGGGGCTTCTGGTGGCCGACATCGGCGGCGGCTCGACGGAGCTGGTGCTGGGATCGCCCGCCCGAGGAATCGTCTCCGCCTCGTTCAGCATGGACGTGGGCTGCGTCCGGATGACCGAACGCCACCTGCACGACGACCCGCCGACGCCGGCCCAGATCGCAGCGACCACGTCCGACCTGGAGACGGCTTTTGCCCTTGCCGCACAGGAGGTTCCGGTGCGGGAGGCGGTCTCGTTCGTAGGCGTCGCCGGCACGGTCACCACTATCGCCGCGATCGCGCTGGGCTTGCCCGCCTACGACCCGCGGGCAATTCACGGGTCGGTGATCTCGTTCAGGGACGTGTCGGCGGTGACTCAGCGGTTGTTGTCGATGACCCGCGCCGAGCGCGCCGCGCTGCCGGTCATGCATCCGGGCCGAGTCGACGTCATCGGCGCGGGGGCGTTGATCCTGCGCTGCCTCATGGAGTTCGTCGGCGCGGCTGAGGTGATCGTCAGCGAGCACGACATCCTGGATGGCATTGCGCTGAGCCTTCTCTGA
- a CDS encoding DUF4235 domain-containing protein: MAGGSSRFAFKILSAAVAIPVGKLIAKATGKAWTAARPDNPPHNPKEVQTSWADAIIFALITGIGAALAQLVTTKGADTVWRAATGKPSPRPKEPKDNTKADKEVATL, encoded by the coding sequence TTCAAGATTCTGTCGGCGGCGGTGGCCATCCCGGTCGGGAAGCTGATCGCCAAGGCAACCGGTAAGGCTTGGACCGCGGCGCGCCCGGACAATCCCCCGCACAACCCGAAGGAAGTTCAGACAAGCTGGGCCGACGCGATCATCTTCGCCCTGATCACCGGCATCGGCGCGGCGTTGGCTCAGCTGGTCACAACCAAGGGCGCGGACACGGTATGGCGCGCGGCCACCGGCAAGCCCTCCCCTCGTCCGAAGGAGCCGAAGGACAACACCAAGGCCGACAAGGAAGTCGCGACGCTCTAG
- a CDS encoding HNH endonuclease signature motif containing protein, translating to MYESEDGNPASDDVGRDVPGVALSLGAAVDAALAVGTAMASDDELLAFLESIESQLRRLPLVQLRTIAEVERRGLAGQLNYRDVLGLLTDRLRLTRREVKQRLNLVDGLVARPALTGELLPEVLPATARAVESGSAGLDHARIIARTVDGLPSSQRNRGGEVDVILAEQARSLNPSQLVRTAERVLAYLDPDGPVPAEEEREQQQSRRLRLTRIGTGPQAQSTVLDGQLTPECSALWETILHSLTTSSAARPEAPVVETRTPAQQQHDAFEQAGRLLLTSGLLPRVGGAAATVVITMSVTDLERRAGHATTHTGGTLSIEQALRLAADGRFLPAVLAGDGEVLHLGRSRRLASRAQRLAVVARDRGCTFPDCTVPAAGCEVHHVLEWSRGGATDVDNLALACGYHNSEAPRRGWTCSLDAGVPRWWRNAGSPHERRRRRNYLHHPELLVRREENTDP from the coding sequence ATGTACGAATCCGAGGACGGCAACCCAGCGTCCGATGACGTCGGTCGCGATGTTCCTGGCGTTGCCTTGTCGCTCGGCGCGGCAGTCGACGCGGCGCTGGCGGTGGGCACGGCCATGGCGTCGGACGATGAGTTGCTCGCATTCCTCGAGTCGATCGAGTCGCAGCTGCGGCGGCTGCCGCTGGTGCAGCTGCGCACCATCGCTGAGGTGGAGCGGCGCGGTCTGGCCGGGCAGCTCAATTATCGCGACGTGCTCGGCCTACTGACGGATCGCCTGCGCCTGACTCGGCGAGAGGTCAAGCAGCGGCTGAACCTGGTCGACGGTCTCGTGGCCCGGCCGGCGCTGACCGGCGAGCTGCTGCCCGAGGTCCTGCCGGCAACCGCCCGGGCGGTCGAATCGGGCAGCGCCGGACTGGATCATGCCCGCATCATCGCTCGCACCGTCGACGGCCTACCGTCCTCCCAACGCAACCGAGGTGGGGAGGTCGACGTGATTCTGGCGGAACAGGCTCGGTCACTGAACCCGAGCCAGCTGGTCAGGACGGCCGAGCGCGTTTTGGCCTACCTCGACCCCGACGGCCCGGTGCCGGCGGAGGAGGAGCGCGAGCAGCAGCAGTCCCGGCGGCTGCGATTGACGCGGATCGGTACAGGGCCGCAGGCTCAATCAACCGTGCTCGACGGACAACTCACGCCTGAGTGTTCGGCGCTGTGGGAGACCATCCTGCACTCGTTGACCACCAGTTCGGCGGCCCGGCCGGAGGCGCCGGTCGTCGAGACGCGCACGCCGGCTCAGCAACAGCATGATGCCTTCGAACAGGCGGGGCGATTGCTGTTGACCTCGGGCCTGCTTCCGAGGGTGGGTGGAGCGGCGGCCACCGTGGTCATCACGATGAGTGTGACTGATCTGGAACGGCGGGCCGGGCACGCCACCACGCATACCGGCGGAACGCTGTCGATCGAGCAGGCCCTGAGGCTGGCCGCCGACGGCCGGTTCCTGCCTGCGGTACTCGCCGGTGACGGAGAAGTCCTGCACCTGGGTCGCTCCCGCCGGCTCGCCTCCCGCGCCCAGCGGCTGGCGGTGGTGGCGCGGGACCGCGGCTGCACTTTCCCCGACTGCACCGTTCCTGCCGCCGGCTGCGAGGTCCACCACGTGCTCGAGTGGTCTCGCGGCGGCGCCACCGACGTGGACAATCTCGCGCTCGCGTGCGGCTATCACAACAGCGAGGCCCCGCGCCGAGGGTGGACTTGCAGTCTCGACGCCGGCGTACCTCGTTGGTGGCGAAACGCCGGCAGCCCGCATGAGCGTCGGCGGCGGCGAAACTATCTTCATCACCCCGAACTGTTGGTTCGGCGCGAGGAGAACACCGACCCCTGA